The following are from one region of the Stanieria sp. NIES-3757 genome:
- a CDS encoding phosphoglucosamine mutase, translating to MSYDVIFNKKEEFSGVSYPQVDLLKPIQITNILPKTPLFGTDGIRSKAGELLNASFALQLGYWAGQVLQESASHSGPIIIGQDSRNSSDMLAMAIAAGLTSAGLEVWHLGLCPTPCVASVTRMSKAIGGIMISASHNPPEDNGIKFFSNQGTKLDEVLTAEIEAQLRAAYNQISFNSVGLGWGKFYYRPDLVNNYHQYLANSLPKNSDFQKLRIVLDLAWGASVQVAPAIFKQLGAEVISLHEQPNGDRINVNCGSTHLNVLQDAVQNYHADLGFAFDGDADRVMAVDAQGRVVDGDYILYFWGNQLKDKQQLPDNLIIATVMANLGFERAWQKSGGKLTRTAVGDRYVQAEMWRTGAMLGGEQSGHILCHHHSISGDGVQTALHLTSLISQSGLSLAQLVDSSFQTYPQLLRNVRVEDRDRRCHWQECQPLHKAIIQAESAMGDQGRILVRASGTEPVIRVMVEAVNQELTTYWTNQLVSVVEQHLAT from the coding sequence ATGAGCTATGATGTCATATTTAATAAAAAAGAGGAGTTTAGTGGTGTGAGTTATCCTCAAGTTGATTTATTAAAACCGATTCAAATAACTAATATTTTGCCTAAAACCCCCTTGTTTGGGACTGATGGGATTAGAAGTAAAGCAGGAGAACTCTTGAATGCTTCCTTTGCTTTGCAATTGGGTTATTGGGCTGGTCAAGTTTTACAGGAAAGTGCTTCTCATTCGGGACCAATTATTATTGGACAAGATTCCAGAAATTCTAGCGATATGTTAGCTATGGCGATCGCAGCAGGTTTAACTTCTGCTGGTTTAGAAGTTTGGCATTTGGGTTTATGTCCTACCCCTTGTGTTGCTTCTGTTACTCGTATGAGTAAAGCTATTGGTGGCATTATGATTTCTGCTAGTCATAACCCGCCCGAAGACAATGGAATTAAATTTTTTAGTAATCAAGGAACTAAGTTAGATGAGGTTCTTACTGCTGAAATTGAAGCGCAATTGAGAGCTGCCTATAATCAAATCTCGTTTAATTCTGTAGGACTAGGTTGGGGCAAATTTTATTATCGTCCCGATTTGGTAAATAATTATCATCAATATTTGGCTAATTCGCTGCCGAAAAATTCCGATTTTCAAAAGCTGCGGATTGTTTTAGATCTGGCTTGGGGTGCTTCGGTTCAAGTAGCACCAGCTATTTTTAAACAGTTGGGAGCAGAAGTAATTAGTCTACATGAGCAACCCAATGGCGATCGCATTAATGTCAATTGTGGTTCGACTCATCTTAATGTTTTGCAAGATGCTGTCCAAAATTATCACGCAGATTTAGGTTTTGCCTTTGATGGTGATGCTGACCGCGTGATGGCAGTTGATGCTCAGGGTAGAGTGGTAGACGGAGATTATATTCTTTATTTTTGGGGTAATCAACTCAAAGATAAACAACAGTTACCAGATAATTTAATTATTGCTACTGTCATGGCTAATCTCGGTTTTGAGCGAGCTTGGCAAAAAAGCGGTGGTAAACTGACAAGAACCGCCGTTGGCGATCGCTATGTCCAAGCTGAAATGTGGCGGACTGGCGCAATGCTTGGAGGCGAACAATCTGGTCATATCCTCTGTCATCATCACAGCATTTCTGGAGATGGAGTTCAAACTGCTTTACATTTAACTAGTTTAATTAGTCAGTCTGGTTTATCTCTAGCGCAATTAGTTGATAGTAGTTTTCAAACTTATCCCCAATTATTACGCAATGTTCGAGTCGAAGACCGCGATCGCCGTTGTCATTGGCAAGAATGTCAGCCTTTACACAAAGCTATTATTCAAGCCGAATCAGCGATGGGAGATCAAGGACGAATTTTAGTTCGTGCTTCTGGGACTGAACCTGTTATTCGGGTAATGGTTGAGGCAGTGAACCAAGAACTTACTACCTATTGGACTAATCAATTAGTTAGTGTCGTTGAACAACACTTAGCTACGTAA